A single region of the Lycium barbarum isolate Lr01 chromosome 2, ASM1917538v2, whole genome shotgun sequence genome encodes:
- the LOC132627821 gene encoding F-box protein At1g47056-like — MGQSISTVAGAQNRRSSPVIIYSMKKETDDIDDVIVDLFNDFDYSSNIPDECLACIFHFLTSGDRKSCSLVCRRWLHVEGQSRHRLSLNAQSELVTVVPFIFSRFDSVTKLALKCDRRSVSIDDDALVLISLRCRNLTRLKLRSCRELTDTGMEAFAKNCKGLKKLSCGSCAFGAKGMNAVLNNCALMEELSVKRLRGITDGAAAEPIGPGVAGGSLRVICLKELYNGQCFGPMIIGSKNLRTLKLFRCSGDWDKILEVIAEQVEGLVEIHLERLQVSDAGLSAISKCLILEILHLVKTPECTNNGLKIVAESCKLLRKLHIDGWKTNRISDEGLIAVAKHCPNLQELVLIGVNPTCASLEKLATNCLNLERLALCGSETVGDPELSCIAAKCIALRKLCIKSCPVSDQGMEALAGGCPNLVKVKVKKCRLVTSESADWLRTTRGSVAVNLDTPEPENPDATSASDGGVPEAGNENRQVAGQVRGVNIASSSTGRSNSFKARLGLTTGRNLVACTFRRWSSFGGSSSSRNN; from the coding sequence ATGGGTCAATCAATCTCCACCGTTGCCGGAGCTCAAAACCGTAGATCTTCACCGGTGATTATTTATTCAATGAAGAAAGAAACTGACGACATCGATGACGTCATCGTCGATTTATTCAATGATTTTGATTATTCATCTAATATACCTGATGAATGTTTAGCTTGCATTTTCCATTTCCTTACATCAGGTGACAGAAAAAGCTGTTCTTTAGTTTGTCGTCGTTGGTTACATGTTGAAGGTCAAAGTCGTCATCGTTTATCACTCAACGCACAATCTGAACTTGTAACTGTTGTTCCGTTCATTTTTTCACGTTTTGATTCCGTTACGAAGTTAGCTTTGAAATGTGACCGTAGATCTGTTAGTATTGATGATGATGCGTTGGTTTTGATATCTTTAAGGTGTCGGAATTTAACGAGGTTAAAGCTTAGGTCATGTAGAGAGTTAACTGATACTGGTATGGAAGCTTTTGCTAAGAATTGTAAAGGTTTGAAGAAGTTGTCATGTGGATCTTGTGCTTTTGGTGCTAAAGGAATGAATGCTGTGTTGAATAACTGTGCTTTAATGGAGGAATTGTCGGTTAAACGCTTACGTGGCATAACGGATGGGGCTGCAGCTGAGCCGATTGGTCCAGGTGTTGCTGGGGGGTCGTTACGAGTTATTTGTTTGAAGGAATTGTATAATGGACAGTGTTTTGGACCGATGATTATTGGATCGAAGAATTTGAGGACGTTGAAGCTTTTTCGATGTTCTGGTGATTGGGATAAGATTCTTGAAGTGATTGCTGAACAAGTTGAAGGGCTTGTTGAGATTCATCTTGAGAGGCTTCAGGTGAGTGATGCTGGTCTTAGTGCTATTTCGAAATGTTTGATTCTTGAAATATTGCATTTAGTGAAAACCCCTGAATGTACTAATAATGGTTTAAAGATTGTTGCTGAAAGTTGTAAGCTTTTAAGGAAGCTTCATATTGATGGATGGAAGACTAATAGGATAAGCGATGAGGGGTTAATTGCTGTGGCTAAACATTGTCCTAATTTGCAAGAATTGGTTTTGATTGGAGTGAATCCGACGTGTGCTAGTTTGGAGAAGTTGGCTACGAATTGCTTGAATTTAGAGAGATTAGCTTTGTGTGGAAGTGAAACTGTTGGGGATCCGGAACTGTCGTGTATTGCTGCGAAATGTATTGCGTTGAGGAAATTATGTATAAAGAGTTGCCCGGTATCTGATCAGGGCATGGAAGCGCTTGCTGGTGGATGTCCAAATTTGGTGAAAGTTAAGGTTAAGAAATGTAGATTGGTGACTTCTGAAAGCGCGGATTGGTTGAGGACAACTAGGGGTTCTGTTGCTGTGAACTTGGATACACCTGAACCTGAAAATCCCGATGCAACAAGCGCCAGTGATGGTGGTGTGCCTGAAGCTGGGAATGAAAATAGACAGGTGGCTGGTCAAGTAAGAGGTGTAAATATTGCATCAAGCAGTACCGGGAGGTCAAACTCCTTTAAGGCCAGGCTAGGACTTACAACAGGAAGGAATCTGGTGGCTTGCACATTCAGAAGGTGGTCGAGCTTTGGCGGGAGTTCCAGTTCCAGAAATAACTAG
- the LOC132627823 gene encoding cyclin-J18, with amino-acid sequence MKEEVCSCLRTRVVEFLIQSAQDLQVSPIVKYSALSLFADRFYPSLSKQGNDNAKSWLLQPLRESNLQLFGLAAIWISNKIHDSPRLSVKSFKSLADVTIKDQHFTTKDFLEAELVFMQVLKFEIGTSSIAFRFFEDLLTKLSEVARVGEQLSLEACMDIMDLLYEKGEISFLNCSSHHLAASIVVAAYVITVPVQKSEFPIVLWVKFVTSCKEEDILDTVRNILKHVFEA; translated from the exons ATGAAGGAGGAGGTTTGCTCTTGTTTACGAACTCGAGTGGTAGAATTCCTCATTCAATCGGCTCAAGACCTTCAAGTTTCTCCAATCGTCAAATACTCAGCACTATCACTTTTCGCCGATCGATTCTACCCATCTCTTTCCAAACAAGGAAATGACAATGCTAAAAGCTGGCTTTTACAGCCTTTAAGAGAAAGCAATTTACAGCTCTTTGGACTTGCTGCAATATGGATCTCAAACAAAATCCACGATTCACCTCGCCTCAGTGTAAAATCCTTCAAGTCTTTAGCTGACGTCACCATTAAAGACCAGCATTTTACAACAAAGGATTTTCTAGAAGCTGAGCTGGTGTTCATGCAG GTATTGAAATTTGAGATCGGCACATCAAGCATTGCCTTCAGATTCTTTGAAGATCTGCTTACCAAGTTGAGTGAAGTTGCTAGAGTTGGAGAGCAATTAAGCCTTGAAGCTTGCATGGATATTATGGACTTGCTCTATGAAAAGGGGGAGATTTCATTTTTAAATTGTTCTTCACATCATCTAGCTGCGTCAATAGTGGTTGCTGCATATGTAATCACAGTTCCAGTGCAAAAGAGTGAGTTTCCTATTGTTCTGTGGGTTAAGTTTGTTACTTCATGCAAAGAGGAGGATATTTTGGACACTGTTAGAAATATTCTAAAGCATGTGTTTGAAGCTTGA
- the LOC132627822 gene encoding mannose-P-dolichol utilization defect 1 protein homolog 2-like isoform X2 produces MAPQKKFLGMNFVCVVATLSKGEFPEKDSLLPLISKLLGYAIVAASTTVKLPQILKILRHKSVRGLSVVSFELEVIGYTIALAYCLHKGLPFSAFGEYAFLLIQAIILVAIIYYFSQPLGTKTWIRGLLYCAIAPIVLAGQIDPILFEALYASQHAIFLFARIPQIWKNFKNRSTGELSLLTFFMNFGGSMIRVFTSLQEKAPMSVVMGSVIGVVMNGTILSQILLYQAPAPKKGKKTD; encoded by the exons ATGGCACCTCAAAAAAAGTTTCTTGGAATGAATTTTGTTTGTGTAGTGGCAACCCTTAGCAAAGGTGAATTCCCAGAAAAAGATAGTTTGCTTCCTTTAATATCCAAGCTCCTCGGCTATGCCATTGTTGCTGCCTCTACCACTGTTAAACTTCCTCAG ATACTAAAAATTTTGCGACACAAAAGTGTTAGAGGGCTTAGTGTTGTGAGCTTCGAGCTAGAAGTAATTGGTTATACCATTGCTTTAGCATATTGTCTTCACAAAGGACTTCCTTTTTCAGCTTTCGGAGAGTATGCTTTTCTTTTGATTCAAG CTATCATTTTGGTTGCGATCATCTATTATTTTTCTCAGCCTTTGGGAACAAAGACATGGATTAGAGGATTATT ATATTGTGCTATAGCCCCAATTGTTTTGGCAGGCCAAATTGATCCCATTCTTTTTGAGGCCCTATAT GCCTCTCAGCATGCGATTTTTCTTTTTGCAAGGATTCCACAGATCTGGAAGAATTTTAAG AACAGAAGCACTGGGGAACTAAGCCTTTTAACCTTTTTTATGAACTTTGGTGGTTCCATGA TTAGAGTGTTTACCAGCCTCCAAGAAAAAGCTCCAATGAGTG TTGTCATGGGATCTGTGATTGGTGTAGTGATGAACGGTACCATCTTGAGTCAAATTCTCTTGTACCAAGCACCAGCACCAAAGAAAGGGAAAAAGACAGATTAG
- the LOC132627822 gene encoding mannose-P-dolichol utilization defect 1 protein homolog 2-like isoform X1 has product MHLLVNDYVGGLSSADSVVLLFIFSERQIFLIPFLFNLGSIKCHLSQYFLGLWVGKILKILRHKSVRGLSVVSFELEVIGYTIALAYCLHKGLPFSAFGEYAFLLIQAIILVAIIYYFSQPLGTKTWIRGLLYCAIAPIVLAGQIDPILFEALYASQHAIFLFARIPQIWKNFKNRSTGELSLLTFFMNFGGSMIRVFTSLQEKAPMSVVMGSVIGVVMNGTILSQILLYQAPAPKKGKKTD; this is encoded by the exons ATGCATCTGTTGGTGAACGACTATGTAGGTGGGTTGTCCAGTGCTGATTCTGTGGTCTTGTTATTCATTTTCAGTGAAAGACAAATTTTTCTGATCCCTTTTTTGTTCAACTTAGGAAGTATAAAGTGTCATTTGTCACAATATTTTTTGGGGTTATGGGTAGGTAAG ATACTAAAAATTTTGCGACACAAAAGTGTTAGAGGGCTTAGTGTTGTGAGCTTCGAGCTAGAAGTAATTGGTTATACCATTGCTTTAGCATATTGTCTTCACAAAGGACTTCCTTTTTCAGCTTTCGGAGAGTATGCTTTTCTTTTGATTCAAG CTATCATTTTGGTTGCGATCATCTATTATTTTTCTCAGCCTTTGGGAACAAAGACATGGATTAGAGGATTATT ATATTGTGCTATAGCCCCAATTGTTTTGGCAGGCCAAATTGATCCCATTCTTTTTGAGGCCCTATAT GCCTCTCAGCATGCGATTTTTCTTTTTGCAAGGATTCCACAGATCTGGAAGAATTTTAAG AACAGAAGCACTGGGGAACTAAGCCTTTTAACCTTTTTTATGAACTTTGGTGGTTCCATGA TTAGAGTGTTTACCAGCCTCCAAGAAAAAGCTCCAATGAGTG TTGTCATGGGATCTGTGATTGGTGTAGTGATGAACGGTACCATCTTGAGTCAAATTCTCTTGTACCAAGCACCAGCACCAAAGAAAGGGAAAAAGACAGATTAG
- the LOC132627828 gene encoding protein RER1A-like has product MNVGDGRVAGDGVSSKISQFTFTLSQRYQHLLDKSTPQVLYRWIFFGLIALIYAVRVFMVQGFYIITYALGIYIIQLLIAFLSPQVDPEAEGGPSLPTRGSDEFRPFVRRLPEFKFWYSLTKAVCIAFVLTFFSAFDVPVFWPILLFYWLVLFVSTMKRQIMHMVKYKYVPFTFGKQRYGKKVPSSDERSTSKP; this is encoded by the exons atgaACGTCGGTGACGGAAGAGTCGCCGGCGACGGCGTTTCGTCAAAGATATCCCAGTTCACCTTCACGTTATCACAACGTTATCAACACCTTTTAGATAAATCAACACCACAAGTCCTTTACCGTTGGATCTTCTTCGGTTTGATCGCTTTAATCTACGCCGTACGCGTGTTTATGGTTCAAGGTTTCTATATCATAACATATGCTTTAGGAATCTATATTATACAGCTCCTTATTGCTTTCCTTTCACCACAAGTTGATCCGGAAGCTGAAGGTGGTCCTAGTCTGCCGACACGTGGCTCTGATGAGTTTCGACCTTTCGTTCGTCGCCTTCCTGAATTTAAATTCTG GTACTCACTAACAAAAGCAGTCTGCATTGCTTTTGTGTTGACATTCTTCAGTGCCTTTGATGTGCCTGTATTTTGGCCAATTTTGTTATTCTATTGGTTGGTGCTGTTCGTTTCAACAATGAAGAGGCAAATAATGCACATGGTCAAATATAAATATGTTCCTTTCACATTTGGCAAGCAG CGTTATGGGAAGAAAGTGCCATCAAGTGATGAGAGAAGTACTTCCAAACCTTGA
- the LOC132627826 gene encoding protein RICE SALT SENSITIVE 3-like, with protein MEGGLPMLNCLLQHTLRSLCTCSEWVYAVFWRIVPRNYPPPKWDHGGSLLDRAKGNKRNWILVWEDGFCDFYECERSKRESVRIKFGPDIFFKMSYEVYSFGEGLVGKVAADNSHRWVFKDASNEKDSSFICSWNLSIEPQPRAWGAQFNSGIQTIAIISVREGIIQLGSFNKVLEDLNLVVSIQRKFSYLQSIPGIYAIQRPFPPIQHPYSYKANNVNLVNETDYGMDDKHQLIGSKRLLGDRLIHEFPVKSINLGDNSPQSMASLPLWSMSATAPSCYANAVHDMNTFRDRVMRNTTSKNVKANGLNHLKFGTANEDGK; from the exons ATGGAAGGTGGACTCCCCATGCTAAATTGTCTGCTACAGCACACACTTAGAAGTCTCTGTACTTGCTCTGAGTGGGTCTATGCTGTTTTCTGGAGAATTGTCCCCAGAAACTATCCTCCACCTAA ATGGGATCATGGAGGAAGCTTGCTTGATCGCGCTAAAGGAAACAAGAGAAATTG GATTCTTGTTTGGGAAGATGGTTTCTGTGACTTTTATGAATGTGAAAGATCCAAAAGGGAATCTGTAAGGATAAAGTTTGGTCCTGACATCTTCTTCAAAATGTCTTATGAGGTTTATTCTTTTGGTGAAGG ATTGGTGGGCAAAGTTGCAGCAGATAATAGTCACAGATGGGTGTTTAAAGATGCCTCAAATGAAAAAGATTCAAGCTTTATTTGCTCATGGAATTTGTCCATTGAACCT CAACCAAGAGCCTGGGGAGCTCAGTTTAATTCAGGCATTCAG ACTATTGCAATTATATCTGTTAGAGAAGGCATCATTCAGCTTGGCTCATTTAATAAG GTTCTTGAAGACCTTAATCTAGTAGTAAGCATTCAGAGGAAATTCAGCTACCTCCAAAGCATACCAGGCATTTatgcaattcagagaccttttcCGCCAATCCAACATCCATACAGTTACAAGGCAAACAATGTCAATCTAGTTAACGAGACAGACTATGGAATGGACGATAAACACCAGCTAATTGGGTCTAAAAGACTTCTTGGTGATCGATTAATTCACGAGTTTCCAGTCAAGTCCATCAATTTAGGTGATAATAGCCCACAAAGCATGGCTAGTCTACCTCTGTGGTCGATGTCTGCAACAGCACCGTCTTGTTATGCTAATGCAGTGCATGACATGAATACTTTTCGCGACAGAGTTATGAGGAACACTACAAGCAAGAATGTCAAGGCTAATGGATTAAATCATTTAAAGTTTGGGACAGCCAATGAAGATGGAAAATAA
- the LOC132627825 gene encoding probable carbohydrate esterase At4g34215, which yields MRWKTMFKLNKNLQNATEEILLILMFISALLYLRWIRSRNNQDHLLTNRSTDKLNKQIFILAGQSNMAGQGGVHNFSWDGIIPRECQPNPDNILRLWVNMKWGIAHEPLNYGVDCLHNCGIVPGMAFANAILKQDPNFRVIGLVPCSRSGTGIHAWIRGSLPYDQLLTKAKVALRDGGTIRGLLWYHGESDSKYKSTARCYKSKFIKFIQDIRTDLNSPLLPVLVVVLHYPKPPFVGKFVHVVRQAQMDIELPNVIKVDANGLPVGSDGIHLTTQAQVQLGNMMAQAFLNAKFQSVTFNSKQDISYDVASSTYPLFFFLFRLLLMVLNY from the exons ATGAGGTGGAAGACTATGTTCAAACTGAACAAGAACTTACAAAATGCAACCGAAGAAATTTTGTTAATCTTGATGTTTATATCGGCTCTACTATACTTAAGGTGGATCAGGAGTcgtaacaatcaagatcatctgCTTACAAATAGGAGCACTGACAAATTAAACAAACAAATATTCATATTAGCAGGACAAAGCAACATGGCAGGTCAAGGAGGTGTACACAACTTCTCTTGGGATGGTATTATACCTCGCGAATGTCAACCTAATCCAGATAATATTCTTCGATTATGGGTAAATATGAAGTGGGGAATTGCACACGAACCCCTTAATTACGGGGTTGATTGTCTTCATAATTGTGGAATTGTCCCTGGAATGGCATTTGCTAATGCAATTCTTAAACAAGATCCAAATTTTAGGGTTATTGGATTAGTGCCATGTTCTAGGTCAGGTACTGGAATTCATGCATGGATTCGTGGGAGTTTGCCTTATGATCAATTGTTAACAAAAGCTAAGGTTGCTCTTAGAGATGGAGGGACTATTAGAGGATTATTGTGGTATCATGGTGAGAGTGATTCAAAGTATAAGTCCACTGCAAGATGTTATAAATCCAAATTTATAAAGTTTATTCAAGACATACGTACCGACTTGAATTCTCCTCTGCTTCCTGTTCTTGTG gtagTTCTACATTATCCAAAACCGCCGTTTGTAGGAAAATTTGTGCATGTAGTGAGACAAGCACAGATGGATATTGAACTCCCAAATGTAATAAAGGTGGATGCTAATGGTCTACCAGTGGGTTCGGATGGTATTCATCTCACAACCCAAGCCCAAGTCCAACTTGGTAATATGATGGCTCAGGCTTTTCTCAACGCTAAATTTCAATCTGTAACATTTAATTCAAAACAAGACATATCATATGATGTAGCTAGTAGTACctatccactttttttttttttgtttagatTATTACTTATGGTACTAAATTATTAG